From Verrucomicrobiia bacterium, the proteins below share one genomic window:
- the hemB gene encoding porphobilinogen synthase — protein sequence MHSSFPARRSRRLRRHPALRALVEETRLETTDLIAPLFVKDGGPGPDPVDSMPGVVRWPLADLGAQAVAIAALGIPGVILFPVTEAGLKDDRGSAALDPEGLIPRAVRAIKSAAPDLLVFTDVALDPYTRHGHDGVLTADGRDVDNDATVTLLAAMAVLHAGAGADFVAPSDMMDGRVGAIRRALDDSGNVHAGILAYAAKFASSYYGPFRDAVGSAAAAGTSSLDKRTYQINPANRREAILDALLDEAEGADMLMIKPAGPYLDVIAELRRETRLPLVAYQVSGEYSQIHAAARLGWLDLERTRDESLLAIKRAGADVLVTYFAREVAAGWPR from the coding sequence ATGCATTCGTCGTTTCCCGCCCGTCGTTCCCGCCGCTTGCGGAGGCATCCGGCCCTGCGTGCGCTGGTTGAGGAAACCCGGCTGGAAACCACCGACCTGATTGCCCCCCTGTTCGTCAAGGACGGTGGACCGGGGCCGGATCCCGTGGACTCCATGCCCGGCGTGGTTCGCTGGCCGCTGGCCGATCTTGGTGCGCAGGCCGTCGCAATTGCGGCATTGGGCATTCCCGGCGTGATCCTGTTTCCCGTGACGGAGGCCGGGTTGAAGGATGACCGGGGATCCGCGGCATTGGATCCGGAGGGCCTGATCCCGCGCGCCGTCCGTGCAATCAAGTCCGCCGCACCCGATCTGCTGGTGTTTACCGACGTCGCCCTGGATCCCTACACCCGCCACGGTCATGATGGTGTATTGACGGCCGATGGGCGGGATGTGGACAACGACGCCACGGTAACCTTGCTGGCGGCCATGGCGGTGCTGCATGCGGGGGCGGGTGCGGACTTTGTGGCGCCGAGCGACATGATGGACGGCCGGGTGGGGGCCATTCGGCGGGCGCTCGATGACTCGGGGAACGTGCATGCCGGGATCCTTGCGTACGCCGCGAAATTCGCCTCGAGCTATTACGGACCCTTCCGCGACGCCGTGGGCAGCGCGGCGGCTGCCGGGACGTCTTCCCTGGACAAGCGGACCTATCAGATCAATCCCGCCAACCGCCGCGAGGCGATCCTCGACGCGCTGCTGGATGAAGCCGAGGGAGCGGACATGCTGATGATCAAGCCCGCCGGGCCGTACCTTGACGTGATTGCCGAATTGCGGCGTGAAACCCGGCTGCCCCTGGTGGCCTACCAGGTCAGCGGAGAGTACTCCCAGATCCATGCGGCGGCCCGTCTGGGCTGGCTCGACCTGGAGCGCACGCGCGACGAATCGCTCCTCGCCATCAAGCGCGCGGGTGCGGATGT